One Gammaproteobacteria bacterium genomic region harbors:
- a CDS encoding GNAT family N-acetyltransferase yields the protein MADDANTETWTLDDGKKLTLRHITPGDAVIEQTFVRKLSAQSRYMRFHGTIKELNKKDLATFTNPDPLNEEALIILYKGEKDEEEVGVARFVIDPDGNGCEFAVVVADEWQERGLGEKLMQALISHANSRGIKRIHGSVLKNNSDMLQFVKGLGFEVAADPEDSSVLLVNKYLSEQSS from the coding sequence ATGGCAGATGACGCTAACACAGAAACCTGGACTCTTGACGATGGAAAAAAGTTAACCCTTCGCCATATAACACCTGGCGATGCTGTCATAGAACAGACATTCGTTCGCAAACTTTCAGCCCAGTCTCGCTACATGCGCTTTCACGGCACCATCAAAGAACTGAATAAGAAGGATCTGGCGACGTTTACGAATCCCGATCCGCTCAACGAAGAAGCCCTGATCATTCTGTACAAAGGAGAAAAGGATGAAGAAGAAGTCGGCGTTGCACGATTCGTGATCGATCCGGATGGCAATGGCTGCGAGTTTGCGGTTGTGGTTGCCGATGAATGGCAAGAACGTGGTCTCGGGGAGAAACTAATGCAAGCGCTAATAAGTCATGCTAACTCGCGCGGGATAAAACGAATCCATGGGTCCGTACTCAAAAATAACTCGGATATGCTTCAGTTCGTCAAAGGGTTGGGTTTTGAAGTAGCTGCTGACCCCGAAGATTCCTCGGTCTTGCTGGTTAATAAATATCTGAGCGAGCAGTCAAGCTAA